In the Bradyrhizobium guangzhouense genome, one interval contains:
- a CDS encoding beta strand repeat-containing protein, with product MTNHTPVFTSSSATGSFTEFADTTDSAALHTLSGTMNFKDSDKTDTHTTSALLQSAVLSSGTIIPATSLADFQTAMQSQILSDSNGSGQLKWNFSDADDDFDFLSKNQTLTLTYDITVSDNHGGTAIQTVRVVVTGTDDKPVFNMTTMATVTEQANQTLSLSPDTVHVALNFTDDDLTNTGYTASVIGVSASGATAGLLSGPLGAAELMAFYHVDNVVKNSGSSAGTINTTFSAPDLAFDYLAAGQHLDITYTVQLDDHAGGASTQTVTVTVVGSNDKPVYLSCPESAALTEDQNVDPSGNLTARGDLFFGDVDLADAHTVSTTVSASRSGGGAIPLTNAELLAAFGTSLEDSTDHVLGEVDWNFALANAATNFLSGGEKLTLVYHVTVDDGHGGTATQDVTVTILGVNHPVVITSGPESAAVAEQDATTGSSTPDTTPTTPAGTLAFTDQDTSDTHTVTVALDSTSGPTPPAATQADLAAALTTVLHDSTGTGSGSIDWNFAIADKDLDYLAFNETLTVNYDIKVADGSTSSMQTVSLVITGANDAPVITSGSQSASLSEQPGVTGSSALDSTSPVPTGTLSFNDADLSDVHSVSAGLNSAVWSTSADVPTQTLTDLQTALTTVLHDSTGTGAGGIDWTFRIPDADLDFLSLGETLTVQYNVAVMDESTSSSQTVTVTIDGASDAFVVNPFTVHASETSSPDAGVALAAGTIDDLTPPVDLSTPKTIVAVSGSSANVGEPVAGSYGSLIMGTDGSYGYVASSAIDPLQIGDHVTDQFNVTIDDGHGHQATTTLTFDIAGADDRPVITGGSITGSVTEDAGAPAIINGGFETGDLTGWTVSGSIHIVQYEIGSTYGHYSAHLAASGGTLSQNIATTSGQHYFVSFDLIGDADATHAPFAVTWAGTTLVNLAEVQPGVYHYAFDVVGDPSSTTLQFSYGDDAAGMILDNVNVNPATGPATATTSGAISFSDVETGDTHGANAVALGSGYVGTFTLDPVIESSGTGSVGWHFTVNNADIQFLGQGQTLTQDYLVTVADDHGGSTVQDVTITLNGTNDAPTAVSDNVVSNAGAGGVVDIPSWALALNDTDPDSTDHVSVGAITGNSGGTAVVAGDTFFIDDATAGGSFDYTAFDGITNSNNSATVTVSNNATTATTLTAASGGSILLATQGNETINGGAGNDILVTSSLGNHVLTGGGGDDIFAFRLPPANPNQITDFNDTIEHDRIAISASNFGGGITAGMDVNSTFETSADNAFSGAAEFHFDTGNQTLYFSADGTQGSAIAVVAVQAGAVINPHDILVV from the coding sequence ATGACCAATCATACGCCGGTTTTCACCTCGTCGTCCGCGACGGGCAGCTTCACCGAATTTGCCGACACCACCGATTCGGCGGCGCTGCACACGCTGTCGGGCACGATGAACTTCAAGGATAGCGACAAGACCGACACCCACACGACGTCGGCGCTGCTGCAATCGGCAGTGCTGTCCAGTGGTACGATCATTCCGGCAACGTCACTGGCGGATTTCCAGACCGCGATGCAATCGCAGATTCTCAGCGATTCCAACGGCTCGGGTCAGCTCAAATGGAATTTCAGCGACGCTGACGACGATTTCGATTTTCTCTCCAAGAATCAGACGCTGACGCTGACCTACGACATCACGGTCTCCGACAATCACGGCGGCACCGCGATCCAGACCGTCAGGGTCGTCGTGACCGGCACCGACGACAAGCCTGTCTTCAACATGACCACGATGGCGACAGTCACCGAGCAGGCCAACCAGACGCTGTCGCTGTCGCCGGACACCGTCCACGTTGCGCTGAATTTCACCGACGACGATCTCACCAACACCGGCTATACCGCGTCGGTGATCGGCGTCTCCGCCTCCGGGGCCACCGCGGGCCTGTTGTCGGGCCCGCTCGGCGCCGCCGAGCTGATGGCGTTCTACCACGTCGACAACGTCGTCAAGAATTCCGGCTCGAGCGCCGGCACCATCAACACCACGTTCTCGGCACCCGATCTCGCGTTCGACTATCTCGCGGCGGGACAGCATCTCGACATCACCTACACCGTGCAGCTCGACGATCACGCCGGCGGGGCCTCGACGCAGACGGTCACGGTCACCGTGGTCGGCAGCAACGACAAGCCGGTGTACCTGTCGTGTCCGGAATCCGCCGCGCTGACCGAGGACCAGAATGTCGATCCGTCCGGCAATCTGACCGCGCGCGGCGATCTGTTCTTCGGCGACGTCGACCTCGCCGACGCGCACACCGTCTCGACCACGGTCAGCGCGTCGCGTTCGGGGGGCGGCGCGATCCCGCTGACGAACGCAGAACTGCTGGCCGCGTTCGGCACCTCGCTCGAGGATTCGACCGACCACGTGCTCGGTGAGGTCGACTGGAATTTCGCGCTTGCCAATGCCGCGACCAATTTCCTCAGTGGCGGCGAGAAGCTGACGCTGGTCTACCATGTCACGGTCGACGACGGCCACGGCGGCACCGCCACGCAGGACGTCACCGTCACCATTCTCGGCGTCAACCATCCCGTCGTCATCACCAGTGGTCCGGAATCCGCAGCCGTTGCCGAGCAGGATGCCACCACGGGCTCGTCGACACCGGACACGACGCCGACCACACCGGCCGGCACGCTCGCCTTCACCGACCAGGACACCAGCGACACGCACACCGTGACGGTGGCGCTCGACTCCACCTCCGGGCCGACGCCGCCGGCCGCCACGCAGGCCGATCTTGCCGCTGCGCTGACGACGGTGCTGCACGATTCCACCGGCACCGGCTCCGGCAGCATCGACTGGAATTTCGCGATTGCCGACAAGGACCTCGATTATCTCGCCTTCAACGAGACGCTGACGGTGAACTACGACATCAAGGTCGCGGACGGCTCGACCAGCTCGATGCAGACCGTTTCCCTCGTGATCACCGGCGCCAATGATGCGCCGGTGATCACCAGTGGCTCGCAGAGCGCATCGCTCTCCGAGCAGCCAGGTGTAACCGGTTCGAGCGCGCTCGACTCCACGAGCCCGGTTCCGACCGGGACGTTGAGCTTCAATGATGCCGATCTGTCAGACGTCCACTCGGTGAGTGCCGGGCTCAATTCGGCGGTGTGGTCGACTTCTGCGGACGTGCCCACCCAGACCCTGACCGATCTCCAGACGGCGCTGACAACCGTGCTGCACGATTCAACGGGAACCGGCGCAGGCGGCATCGACTGGACCTTCCGTATTCCGGATGCCGATCTCGATTTCCTCAGCCTGGGCGAGACGCTCACCGTGCAATATAACGTCGCAGTCATGGACGAATCAACGAGTTCGTCCCAGACTGTGACTGTTACAATCGACGGCGCGTCGGACGCTTTCGTGGTAAACCCGTTCACGGTGCACGCGTCGGAGACTTCGTCGCCGGATGCGGGCGTGGCGCTCGCGGCTGGAACGATCGATGATCTGACACCTCCGGTCGATTTGAGCACACCTAAGACAATCGTTGCGGTCAGTGGCAGCAGCGCCAATGTCGGCGAGCCCGTTGCGGGCAGTTATGGATCACTGATCATGGGGACGGACGGCTCTTACGGCTACGTCGCCAGTTCGGCCATCGATCCTCTCCAGATTGGTGACCATGTCACCGACCAGTTCAACGTCACGATCGATGACGGCCATGGCCATCAGGCCACGACCACGCTGACATTCGACATTGCGGGCGCGGACGACCGTCCGGTCATCACGGGCGGAAGCATTACAGGATCCGTCACGGAGGACGCGGGTGCGCCTGCGATCATCAATGGAGGTTTCGAGACCGGCGACCTAACCGGGTGGACCGTAAGCGGCTCGATCCACATCGTACAGTATGAAATTGGCAGCACTTACGGCCACTATTCAGCTCATCTCGCAGCGTCGGGCGGCACGCTCTCCCAGAACATTGCGACGACCTCGGGGCAGCATTACTTCGTCAGCTTCGATCTCATCGGCGATGCCGATGCGACGCACGCGCCGTTCGCGGTGACCTGGGCCGGAACAACTTTGGTGAATCTCGCGGAGGTGCAGCCCGGCGTCTATCACTATGCTTTCGACGTTGTCGGCGATCCCTCGAGCACGACGCTGCAGTTCAGCTATGGCGACGACGCAGCCGGCATGATCCTGGACAATGTCAACGTCAACCCAGCGACCGGACCTGCCACTGCGACCACGTCTGGCGCAATCTCGTTCTCGGACGTCGAGACTGGAGATACCCACGGTGCGAACGCGGTTGCGCTCGGCAGCGGCTATGTCGGCACGTTCACGCTCGATCCTGTGATCGAGTCCTCCGGCACCGGTTCTGTTGGCTGGCATTTCACAGTGAACAATGCGGATATCCAATTCCTTGGGCAGGGACAGACGCTGACCCAGGATTATCTGGTGACCGTGGCCGATGATCACGGCGGATCCACCGTGCAGGATGTCACCATCACGCTCAATGGGACCAACGACGCGCCGACCGCAGTGAGCGACAACGTGGTCAGCAACGCAGGTGCAGGCGGTGTGGTAGACATCCCGTCCTGGGCATTGGCGTTGAATGACACCGATCCCGACAGCACAGATCACGTGTCGGTCGGTGCTATCACCGGCAACTCTGGCGGCACCGCGGTCGTCGCCGGCGATACTTTCTTCATCGACGACGCAACGGCCGGTGGTTCGTTCGACTACACCGCCTTCGACGGGATCACGAACAGCAACAACAGCGCGACGGTCACGGTCAGCAACAACGCGACGACGGCCACGACCCTGACTGCCGCCAGCGGCGGCAGCATCCTCCTTGCTACCCAGGGCAATGAGACGATAAACGGGGGAGCCGGTAACGACATTCTGGTGACCAGTAGCCTGGGCAACCATGTGCTAACCGGTGGCGGGGGCGACGACATTTTTGCGTTCCGACTGCCACCCGCCAATCCCAACCAGATCACGGACTTCAACGACACCATAGAGCACGATCGCATCGCCATTTCCGCGAGCAATTTCGGCGGCGGCATCACGGCCGGAATGGACGTGAATTCGACCTTCGAGACCTCGGCCGATAACGCTTTCTCCGGCGCGGCTGAATTCCACTTCGACACCGGCAACCAGACGCTCTATTTCAGCGCGGACGGCACGCAAGGCTCGGCGATCGCGGTCGTGGCGGTCCAGGCTGGCGCCGTGATTAATCCGCACGACATCCTGGTCGTCTAG
- a CDS encoding reverse transcriptase domain-containing protein has translation MHYILDLWIHQWRRRHARGRIVTVRCADDFVMGFENKADAQEMRLALKARLASFGLTLHEDKTRLIEFGRFAALSRLRRGERRPETFAFLGFTHYCGRTRDGRFIVKHKTGGKRLTRKLTALRQDAWRLTHASLAKQHEWFAAVLRGHYGYYGRPHNYPALNGFYREVRRTWLRCLRRRSQKSRRMGWPEFETLTARFRLPTPRITRTWAQARI, from the coding sequence CTGCACTACATCCTCGATCTCTGGATCCATCAATGGCGTCGTCGCCACGCACGCGGTCGCATCGTGACCGTGCGTTGTGCAGACGACTTCGTCATGGGCTTCGAGAACAAGGCCGATGCGCAGGAAATGCGCTTGGCCCTCAAGGCGCGGCTGGCCAGCTTCGGCCTGACGCTCCATGAGGACAAGACCCGGTTGATCGAGTTTGGCCGGTTCGCGGCCCTCTCGCGTCTGCGGCGCGGCGAGCGGCGGCCAGAAACCTTCGCCTTCCTGGGCTTCACCCACTACTGCGGGAGGACCCGGGATGGCCGGTTCATCGTGAAGCACAAGACGGGAGGGAAACGCCTGACGCGGAAGCTGACGGCGTTGCGCCAGGACGCCTGGCGGCTCACGCACGCGTCACTGGCCAAGCAGCACGAGTGGTTCGCCGCCGTGCTGCGCGGGCACTATGGCTACTACGGCAGGCCGCACAATTATCCAGCGCTCAACGGCTTCTACCGCGAAGTGCGTCGAACCTGGCTGCGTTGTCTGAGACGGCGCAGCCAGAAAAGTCGGCGCATGGGCTGGCCGGAGTTCGAGACCCTGACGGCACGCTTCCGCCTGCCAACTCCACGCATCACTCGCACATGGGCGCAGGCGCGGATATGA
- a CDS encoding enoyl-CoA hydratase/isomerase family protein — translation MNAPATTNEDLLYSVTDGIARITFNRPQARNAMTFAMYDRMAEICQEINADRSIKALILTGAGDKAFASGTDISQFRAFKTAQDALDYEARIDRVLGTLEQCRVPVIAAIAGACTGGGAGIAACCDLRIGTETTRMGFPIARTLGNCLSMSNISRVVALVGPARTKDLIFRARLVEAQEALSLGLLTEIVPDVETLQRRADETAKLVASHAPLTLETTKEAVRRIRPTLSREQGEDLILKAYMSEDFREGMDAFLNKRAPNWKGK, via the coding sequence ATGAACGCACCGGCGACGACCAACGAAGACCTGCTCTACTCCGTCACTGATGGCATCGCGCGGATCACCTTCAACCGTCCCCAGGCGCGCAACGCCATGACCTTCGCCATGTATGATCGCATGGCGGAGATCTGCCAGGAGATCAACGCCGACCGTTCGATCAAGGCGCTGATTCTCACCGGCGCCGGCGACAAGGCGTTTGCGTCAGGCACCGACATTTCCCAGTTCCGCGCCTTCAAGACGGCGCAGGACGCGCTCGACTACGAGGCGCGGATCGACCGCGTGCTCGGCACGCTCGAACAGTGCCGCGTGCCCGTGATCGCGGCCATTGCGGGGGCTTGCACCGGCGGCGGCGCCGGTATCGCCGCCTGCTGCGATCTTCGCATCGGCACCGAAACGACGCGCATGGGCTTTCCGATCGCACGCACGCTCGGCAACTGCCTGTCGATGTCCAACATCAGCCGCGTCGTCGCGCTGGTCGGCCCGGCCCGCACCAAGGACCTGATCTTCAGAGCGCGCCTGGTCGAAGCGCAGGAAGCGCTATCGCTCGGCCTGCTCACCGAAATCGTGCCTGACGTCGAGACGCTGCAGCGCCGCGCGGACGAGACCGCAAAGCTGGTCGCGAGCCATGCGCCGCTGACGCTGGAGACGACCAAGGAAGCGGTGCGCCGCATCCGGCCCACGCTGTCGCGCGAACAGGGCGAGGACCTCATCCTCAAAGCCTATATGAGCGAAGATTTCCGCGAGGGCATGGACGCCTTCCTCAACAAGCGTGCGCCAAACTGGAAGGGCAAATAG
- a CDS encoding GlcG/HbpS family heme-binding protein: MADLTLDTARKILDAAFAKAGELKLKPLVVTVLDARGVLKIAAAQDGTSLMRAEIAHGKAYGALAMGMGSRALYQRAQEQAYFIDAANTMAQGRLVPVPGGVLIMGDGVLLGAVGVSGDTSDNDEICALAGIEAAGLKANAG; this comes from the coding sequence ATGGCTGACCTCACGCTCGACACCGCCCGCAAGATCCTCGACGCCGCGTTCGCCAAGGCGGGCGAACTGAAGCTGAAGCCGCTCGTCGTCACCGTCCTCGATGCGCGTGGCGTGCTCAAGATCGCCGCTGCGCAAGACGGCACCAGCCTGATGCGCGCCGAGATCGCCCATGGCAAAGCCTATGGCGCCCTCGCAATGGGCATGGGCTCGCGTGCGCTGTATCAGCGCGCCCAGGAGCAGGCCTACTTCATTGATGCAGCGAACACGATGGCGCAGGGCCGGCTCGTACCGGTGCCCGGCGGCGTGTTGATCATGGGCGACGGTGTTCTGCTCGGCGCGGTCGGCGTCAGCGGCGACACGTCAGACAATGACGAAATTTGCGCGTTGGCCGGCATCGAAGCTGCCGGCCTCAAAGCAAACGCCGGATAA
- a CDS encoding FAD-binding and (Fe-S)-binding domain-containing protein, translated as MAAEAAGKSSKSAPKDGLAARLAREITGDVLFDGFSRGRYATDASFYQIMPTGVVVPKTMDEALRALAIARDEGVKVTPRGGGTSQCGQTVNDGLVVDLSKHLNRILSLDVAGRTCVVEPGIVLDDLNRQLKKHGLWFPVDVSTASRATIGGMAGNNSCGGRSLRYGTMRDNTLSLEASLADGTLSRFGEVSRDLSDSDAGDSVRSLFRDMLDLGMREADEIAARFPKVQRRVGGYNLDALVPRNARNNMAHLLVGSEGTLAFSTKVELKLWPVIRNKALGVCHFGSFYEAMDAAQHLVKLKPIAVELVDRTMIALGRDIAMFKPIINTAIKGDPDAVLVVEFAEEDQADNLARLEQLTELMGDLGFGWSNEPRKWGGVVEITEPALQSGIADFRAAGLNVMMSMKQEGKPVSFVEDCAVPLPHLADYTQRLNEVFARHGTSGTMYAHASEGCLHVRPVLNLKLDTDVKAMRAIAEEAFALVREYKGSHSGEHGDGLVRSEFHESMFGERLVADFRAVKRRFDPDGVLNPGKIVDAPKMDDRSLFRFKPDYRVTELRTKLDWSAYPGAGGGFQGAVEMCNNNGACRKLEGGVMCPSYRATRNEKDVTRGRANTLRLAISGQLGPDALSSDEMMETLKLCVSCKACRHECPVGVDMAKMKIEVLAARVASHGLSLRDRLVGYLPRYAGLAARFAPLANLRNHSPLLRKLFERFAGISARRALPAFRSDVFVPPTDSVGPETGREVVLFADTFNRIYERENLDAALRVLTAGGYRVHLPKPTAGTRPLCCGRTFLSAGLVDEARYELDRLVAAFAPFAARGVPIVGLEPSCLLTLRDELASLRKDNDAKAVGAHALTFEEFLVREAEAGRLQLPLGTIAEKAVVHGHCHQKSFGAFKPVEQVLRLVPGLKVETIESSCCGMAGAFGYGADTYDASIEMAELSLLPAVRKADPSTLVIADGTSCRHQIHDGASREALHVARVLASSLDRAETNPTFITKESSNG; from the coding sequence ATGGCAGCGGAAGCGGCTGGAAAATCATCGAAATCGGCCCCAAAGGACGGCCTGGCGGCCCGTCTGGCCCGGGAAATCACCGGCGACGTCCTGTTCGACGGCTTCAGCCGCGGCCGCTACGCCACCGACGCCTCGTTCTACCAGATCATGCCCACGGGCGTGGTCGTGCCCAAAACCATGGACGAGGCCCTGCGAGCCCTGGCGATCGCCCGCGACGAGGGGGTGAAGGTCACCCCGCGCGGCGGCGGCACCTCGCAGTGCGGCCAGACGGTCAATGACGGCCTCGTGGTCGACCTTTCGAAGCATCTCAACAGGATCCTGTCGCTCGACGTTGCGGGCCGCACCTGCGTGGTCGAGCCCGGCATCGTGCTCGACGACCTCAACCGCCAGCTCAAAAAGCACGGCCTGTGGTTTCCGGTCGACGTCTCCACGGCCTCGCGCGCCACCATCGGGGGCATGGCCGGCAACAACTCCTGCGGCGGCCGCTCGCTTCGCTACGGCACGATGCGCGACAATACGCTGTCGCTGGAGGCTTCACTCGCCGACGGCACGCTGAGTCGGTTCGGCGAGGTCTCGCGTGACCTCTCGGATAGCGATGCCGGCGACAGCGTGCGCTCGCTGTTCCGCGACATGCTCGATCTCGGGATGCGCGAAGCCGACGAGATCGCGGCCCGCTTCCCAAAAGTGCAGCGCCGCGTCGGCGGTTACAATCTCGATGCGCTGGTGCCGCGCAACGCGCGCAATAACATGGCGCATCTGCTGGTCGGCTCCGAAGGCACCCTCGCCTTCTCCACCAAGGTCGAGCTGAAGCTCTGGCCCGTGATCCGCAACAAGGCGCTCGGCGTCTGCCATTTCGGCAGCTTCTACGAGGCGATGGATGCGGCCCAGCACCTGGTCAAGTTGAAGCCGATCGCGGTCGAGCTGGTGGATCGCACCATGATTGCGCTCGGCCGTGATATCGCGATGTTCAAGCCGATCATCAACACGGCCATCAAGGGCGATCCGGATGCGGTGCTGGTGGTCGAGTTCGCCGAAGAGGATCAGGCTGACAACCTCGCGCGCCTCGAGCAGCTCACCGAGCTGATGGGCGATCTCGGCTTCGGCTGGAGCAACGAGCCGCGCAAATGGGGCGGCGTGGTCGAGATAACAGAGCCGGCGCTGCAAAGCGGTATCGCCGATTTCCGCGCCGCGGGCCTCAACGTCATGATGTCGATGAAGCAGGAGGGCAAGCCGGTCTCCTTCGTCGAGGACTGTGCCGTGCCGCTGCCGCATCTGGCCGATTACACTCAGCGCCTGAACGAGGTGTTTGCCAGGCACGGCACCAGCGGCACGATGTATGCGCACGCCTCCGAGGGTTGCCTGCATGTGCGGCCGGTCCTGAACCTCAAGCTGGACACGGACGTCAAGGCGATGCGCGCCATCGCCGAGGAGGCCTTCGCGCTGGTGCGCGAGTACAAGGGCTCGCATTCCGGCGAGCATGGCGACGGCCTGGTGCGCTCCGAATTCCACGAGAGCATGTTCGGCGAGCGACTAGTCGCCGACTTCCGCGCGGTGAAAAGGCGCTTCGATCCCGACGGTGTGCTCAATCCCGGCAAGATCGTCGACGCGCCCAAAATGGACGACCGCTCGCTGTTCCGCTTCAAGCCCGACTATCGCGTCACCGAGCTGAGGACAAAGCTCGACTGGTCCGCCTATCCCGGCGCCGGCGGTGGTTTCCAGGGCGCGGTCGAGATGTGCAACAACAACGGCGCCTGCCGCAAGCTCGAGGGCGGCGTGATGTGCCCATCCTACCGCGCCACGCGCAACGAGAAGGACGTCACACGCGGCCGCGCGAATACGCTGCGGCTCGCGATCTCAGGCCAGCTCGGCCCCGACGCGCTGTCCTCGGACGAGATGATGGAGACGCTGAAGCTTTGCGTCTCCTGCAAGGCCTGCCGCCACGAATGCCCAGTTGGCGTCGACATGGCCAAGATGAAGATCGAGGTGCTGGCCGCACGCGTCGCCTCGCACGGCCTGAGCTTGCGCGATCGATTGGTCGGCTACCTGCCGCGCTACGCCGGTCTCGCCGCGCGGTTTGCACCGCTCGCCAATTTGCGCAACCACAGTCCATTGCTGCGAAAGCTGTTCGAACGCTTTGCCGGCATAAGCGCCCGCCGCGCGCTACCCGCCTTCCGCAGCGACGTCTTTGTGCCGCCAACTGACAGCGTCGGGCCGGAAACCGGCCGCGAAGTCGTTCTCTTCGCCGACACCTTCAACCGCATCTACGAACGCGAAAATCTCGACGCCGCGCTGCGCGTGCTGACGGCCGGCGGCTATCGCGTGCATCTGCCCAAGCCAACGGCTGGCACCCGCCCGCTCTGCTGCGGCCGCACCTTCCTCTCCGCCGGTCTGGTCGACGAGGCGAGGTACGAGCTTGACCGTCTCGTTGCGGCTTTCGCGCCCTTTGCCGCGCGCGGCGTGCCGATCGTCGGCCTCGAGCCGAGCTGCCTGCTGACGCTGCGCGACGAGCTGGCTTCCCTGCGCAAGGACAACGACGCCAAGGCCGTCGGGGCGCATGCGCTGACCTTCGAGGAATTCCTGGTCCGCGAAGCCGAAGCCGGCCGGCTGCAATTGCCGCTCGGGACCATCGCCGAGAAGGCCGTCGTGCACGGCCATTGCCATCAAAAATCCTTCGGCGCCTTCAAACCGGTCGAGCAGGTGTTGCGTCTCGTGCCCGGCCTCAAGGTTGAGACCATTGAGTCGAGCTGCTGCGGCATGGCGGGTGCTTTTGGCTATGGCGCCGATACCTACGACGCCTCGATCGAAATGGCCGAACTCTCACTGCTGCCGGCGGTGCGGAAGGCTGATCCGTCCACGCTCGTCATCGCCGACGGCACCTCCTGCCGCCACCAGATCCACGACGGCGCTAGCCGCGAGGCGCTTCACGTCGCCCGCGTTCTGGCGAGCAGCCTCGATCGCGCCGAAACCAATCCCACTTTCATAACAAAGGAATCCAGCAATGGCTGA
- a CDS encoding pyridoxal-phosphate-dependent aminotransferase family protein, protein MTVHTGRHFLQIPGPTNVPDRVLRAMDMPTLDHRGPEFAELGFAVLASLQRVFRTKQPVIIFPSSGTGAWEAAMVNVFAPGDKVLMCETGQFAVLWRGIAGKFKLDVDFIPSDWRHGADLAEMEKRLAADKQHAIKAVCVVHNETSTGCVTPPLEVRKLLDRVKHPALLMVDTISGLGSMEYEHDAWGIDVSVAGSQKGLMLPPGLGFNAVSEKALNVAKANPGMRSYWDWQEVISFNKLGTFPYTPATNLLYGLREAVKMLEEEGLENVWSRHKRHSAATRAAAKVWGLETQCVDPAAHSPALTGVRVPDGFDADAFRKVVLENFDMSLGTGLNKVKGKVFRIGHIGHLNDLMLMGTLAGVEMGLDLAKIPHRGGGVLAAMDVLKGRDAVPMAKAQVA, encoded by the coding sequence ATGACCGTGCACACTGGAAGGCATTTTCTCCAGATTCCAGGACCGACCAACGTGCCCGACCGCGTGTTGCGGGCAATGGACATGCCGACGCTGGACCATCGCGGTCCGGAGTTCGCCGAGCTCGGTTTTGCGGTCCTCGCCTCGCTGCAGCGGGTGTTCCGCACCAAGCAGCCCGTGATCATCTTCCCCTCGTCGGGCACCGGCGCCTGGGAGGCGGCGATGGTCAACGTGTTCGCCCCCGGTGACAAGGTGTTGATGTGCGAGACCGGCCAGTTCGCCGTGCTGTGGCGCGGCATCGCGGGCAAGTTCAAGCTCGATGTCGACTTCATCCCGAGCGACTGGCGCCATGGTGCCGACCTCGCCGAGATGGAGAAGCGCCTTGCCGCCGACAAGCAGCACGCCATCAAGGCGGTCTGCGTCGTCCACAACGAGACCTCGACCGGCTGCGTGACGCCGCCGCTGGAGGTGCGCAAGCTGCTCGACCGCGTCAAGCATCCGGCGCTGCTGATGGTCGACACCATCTCCGGCCTCGGCTCGATGGAATATGAGCACGACGCCTGGGGCATCGACGTCTCGGTCGCGGGCTCGCAGAAGGGCCTGATGCTGCCGCCCGGCCTCGGCTTCAACGCCGTCTCCGAGAAGGCGCTCAACGTCGCCAAGGCCAATCCCGGCATGCGCTCCTACTGGGACTGGCAGGAAGTGATCAGCTTCAACAAGCTCGGCACCTTCCCCTATACGCCTGCGACCAATCTGCTCTACGGCCTGCGGGAAGCGGTGAAGATGCTCGAGGAGGAAGGCCTCGAGAATGTCTGGTCCCGCCACAAGCGCCACAGCGCGGCGACGCGCGCGGCGGCCAAGGTCTGGGGCCTGGAGACGCAATGCGTCGATCCCGCCGCGCATTCGCCGGCGCTGACCGGCGTACGCGTGCCCGATGGCTTCGACGCCGACGCCTTCCGCAAGGTGGTGCTGGAAAACTTCGACATGTCGCTCGGCACCGGCCTGAACAAGGTCAAGGGCAAAGTGTTCCGCATCGGCCATATCGGCCATTTGAACGATCTGATGCTGATGGGCACGCTCGCCGGCGTCGAGATGGGCCTGGATCTTGCAAAGATTCCGCACCGGGGCGGCGGCGTATTGGCGGCCATGGACGTCCTGAAGGGACGTGACGCGGTGCCGATGGCCAAGGCCCAAGTGGCTTGA